The Triticum urartu cultivar G1812 chromosome 6, Tu2.1, whole genome shotgun sequence genome includes the window tttttggtattttgtagtgattgtaacagtagcagcgggaaagtaaataagcgagaactagtatatggaaaatcgtaggcaccggatcagtgatggataattatgccggatgcggttcatcatgtaacagtcataacatagggtgacacagaactagctccaattcatctgtgtaatataggcatgtattccgtatatagtcatacatgcttatggaaaagaacttgcatgacatcttttgtcctaccctcccgtggcagctcggaaactaagggatattaaggcctccttttaatagagaaccggaacaaagcattagcacatagtgaatacatgaactcctcaaactatggtcatcaccgggagtggtcccgattattgtcacttcggggttgccggatcataacacatagtaggtgactatagacttgcaagataggatcaagaactcacatatattcatgaaaacataataggttcagatctgaaatcatggcactcgggccctagtgacaagcattaagcatagcaaagtcatagcaacatcaatctcagaacatagtggatactagggatcaaaccctaacaaaactaactcgattacatgataaatctcatccaacccatcaccgtccagcaagcctacgatggaattactcacgcacggcagtgagcatcatgaaattggtgatggaggatggttgatgatgacgacggcgacgaatccccctctccggagcctcgaacggactccagatcagccctcccgagaggttttagggcttggcggtggctccgtattgtaaaacgcgatgatttattctctctgattttttttctctccaaaagcaaatatatagagttggagttggcgtcggagggcatccagggggcccacgaggtaggggcgcgccctagagggggggggcgccccgcaccctcgtggacagggtgtgggccccctggtcttcatctttggcaaggattttttattattttttctaagatgttccgtggagtttcaggtcattccgagaatatttgttttctgcacataaaacaacaccatggcaattctgctgaaaacagcgtcagtccggattagttccattcaaatcatacaagttagagtccaaaacaagggcaaaagtgtttggaaaagtagatacgacagagacgtatcatgAGTCGAGATTACCAACTCCCCCTTAGGAGTAGAGGTTTGCTTAAGATTTGATTTGAATGAGTTAATGGATGAAGAAGTTGTTTTGGAAAAGTGAAGATTTGATTGAGTTAATGCATGCATCAAATGGGCCCGCACAAATTGGTTGTGCTTGAGCGAATGGTCGTTTGTAAGACGCTCATGGGCGTAATATAGGATTTACCGAGGGGTTGGTGGGAGTGAGGCGAGACTATCAACTCCTCCTTTTAGGAGTAGAGATTCTGTCCCATTGTCTTGTGAAACTGCCAAAGAAAGTATAGAGCCGGACGAAAATTATGGGAGAAAGGTGGACGGATGAAATTACAGTGGTAAGAAACGCTTCTCTTTTTAATAATAGGTATAGATTTAAAGTTTCTTGTATATTGCTTCCCTATGAAAACGATAATTATTCCCCTTTATTATTGTACCCCTACTCCATTTTTCCTTCAAAAAGGACATAATCAATCAATCATGTCTAAAACTAGGCGTTAGGATAAGGCACCAGCCATGTTTAGAAGCGGAACTAAAATTAGCTAGACATTAGGATATGCATTGATAGCACGCATTAATATCTTACCAAATAATCGTGTCGACGTTGATATACTTTTGCTATAAATACTCACACAACCATCGATTTTATTTAGAAAAAATAACACACATTACCTCTTCGATATGGCATCATACATGAAGAAGGTTGCTGAAGGACCACTGGGAACCGGCAAGGCTTTCATATGCCTGTCGCTGTTGATGCTGCTCGTGCTGTCATCTGGTAGGAAGAGCATCATCCCACACATCTCCCGATCAGACTGATCCAAATTAGTTAAGTTGATGGTTAATTCGTATTGTCTGTGAATGGATGCAGGAAAAATGGGGTCGCATGGCTGCGAAAAGCGGAAGAGCGGGAGGTGGACCAACGACACTTGCATCATAGCAGGCACCTGCAACGGGCCCTGCCGGGACGAGGGTTTCGACAACGGCCATTGCCATAACACCTGGGAATGCATCTGCTACAAGAACTGCGGCTTATCCCTCCAACCACCGCATGCATGAACGATCGGCATGTACTCCGACTAAAATAAATTAATAAGTTCTATTCGTGGCATAAAagcaactccaacgggccgaCCCAACGGACGAAAATTTCGTccgctttttgtccgtttgggtcggccagATGGACACGGATGCCCGCTTCCGCATTTGGGTCGGCGCGTGCGCCCAACACTGGCCTGAGACCTATTTTGACGGTGCCAAAAAATGAACGCATGCATATTAAAAAAAGAGAAACAACATTATTAAACATTAAAGCCGGCCACGAAGGCCGGCAAGAGTCCACGCGTTCACATTTGCAtttagaaaaaaaaataaaaacagccTAAACTACGAGGCGGCGCGCTGCCCtaggcgtcgtcgtcgtcgtcctcggggTCCGTGAGGTCGATGAGCGTCGGCGCCGGCCCGGCCCAGGCGAACGCCGTGTTCCAGAGCGCCGTCATGTCGGGCTGTGCCGGCGTAGGCAGTGTCGGGGCGGGGGGTGTGCAGCCGCCTGTGCAGCCGcggcctggcgcgcctcctcctcggcctcgcgctgctcctcctcgaggtcgcgctcgagCATCTCCTCGTACTCGCCGCGACGGCGCTCCTCTGCCAGCCGGCGCTGGCACCACATCTCGAGGTACGCCTGCTCCTGCGCCGGCGTCGCCCCTAGCCAAACCGGTGGCGCGGACACCCACTCACGCACCACTCCCCTCCAGGAGAAGCGCGCGATGGGCTCGGGCTCGGGCTTCGGCTTGATAGGGGACGGTGGGGCCACCGGCGGCACCACGCGATCGCCCATCGCGGAGAGGGCAAGGGTCGCAACCCCGCCTACGCAACCAACTCGCCCAACTGGGCGAGGTGGTTCACCTTCGAGCACGAGGAAGCGAGGCGATGGGGCGTGCGCGAGGTCGACCGGAGGTCGCCGCCACCGGCGCTCGTCGTCCGCGAGGAGGACCAGGAGGCCCTTGCGACCGTCTACCGGAagagcgaggaggacgagcggcgcaggtcggaggcggcggaggcggacgAGGAGGCTCGGTACGAGGCGGCAATTGCGCAGGCCCTTGCCCTCTCTGCGGCGGGCGACAACGGGGTGCCGCCGGTGGCCCCGCCATCCCCCATCAAGCTGGAGCCGGAGCGGGAGCCATTCCCCATTGAGCGCTACTCCTGGCCGGGAGTAGTGCGCGAGTGGGTACGCGAGCCGCCGGTCTGGATGGGAGCGACGCTGGCGCAGGAGCAGGCGTACCTCGAGCATCTGGCGCAAGATGCCCTAGAGGCCAATAataaatgattattatatttcttgttcattgataatcgtttattatccatgcttaGATTGTTATTGATAGGAACTCagatatacatggtggatacataGACACACCattgtccctagtaagcctctagttgactagctcgttgatcaatagatgggttacggtttcctgaccatggacattggatgtcattgataacggatcacatcattaggagaatgatgttgATGGaccaagacccaatcctaagcctagcacaaagatcgtgtagttcgtatgctaagcttttctaatgtcaagttaTCATTTCCTTTTAGACCATTGAGAtgtgtgcaactcccggataccgtaggaatactttgggtgtgccaaacatcacaacgtaactgggtggctataaaggtacactacaggtatctccgaaagtgtctgttgggttggcacgaatcgagactgggatttgtcactccgtgtgacggagaggtatctctgggcccactcggtaggacatcatcataatgtgcacaatgtgatcaaggagttgatcacgggatgatgtgttacggaacgagtaaagagacttgccggtaacgagattgaacaaggtatcgggagaccgacgatcgaatctcgggcaagtgtcgtaccgatagacaaagggaattgtatacgggattgattaagtccttgacatcgtggttcatccgatgagatcatcgtgaagcatgtgggaaccaacatgggtatccagatcccgctgttggtcattgaccggagagttatctcggtcatgtctgcatggttcccgaacccgtagggtctacacacttaaggttcgatgacgctagggctatagggaaagtatgtacgcggttaccgaatgttgttaggattaccggatgagatcccggacgtcacgaggagttccggaatggtaaagatttatatataggaaatcctgtttcggccatcaggacaagtttcggggtcatcggtattgtaccgggaccaccggaagggtcccggggggcTGTAGctggtgcgccttggcctatatggtccaagggcaccagccccaagaggcccatgcgccaagaatcaagggagaggaagagtcctaaagggggaaggcacctccgaggtgccttggggaggagggactcctccccttggccgcacccttccttggaggaaggggcaagggctgcgcctcccccctctcccttggccctatatatagtggggaaaaggaggagcaaccatacctgaggcctggcgcctccctctccctcccgtgacacatctccctcctcccgcagcgcttggcgaagccctcttggaatcccgctacttccaccaccatgccgtcgtgctgctggatctccatcaacctctcctccccccttgctggatcaagaaggaggagacgtcgctgctccgtacgtgtgttgaacacggaggtgccgtccgttcggcgctaggatcatcggtgatttgaatcacgacgagtacgactccatcaaccccgttctcttgaacgcttccgcttagcgatctacaagggtatgtagatgcactctccttcccctcgttgctagtctctccatagattgatcttggtgacacgtagaaaaattttgaatttctgctacgttacccaacagtggcatcatgagctaggtctattgcgtagtttctatgcacgagtagaacacaaagtagttgtgggcgttgattttgttcaatatgcttgccgttactagtcttatcttgattcggcggcatcgtgggatgaagcggcccggaccgaccttacacgtactcttacgtgagacaggttccaccgactgacatgcactagatgcataaggtggctagcgggtgtctgtctctcctactttagtcggatcggattcgatgaaaagggtccttatgaagggtaaatagcaattggcatatcacgctgtggttttgcgtaggtaagaaacgttcttgctagaaacccatagcagccacgtaaaacatgcaaacaacaattagaggacgtctaacttgtttttgcagggtatgctatgtgatgtgatatggccaaaaggatgtgatgaatgatatatgtgatgtatgagattaatcatgttcttgtaataggaatcacgacttgcatgtcgatgagtatgacaaccggcaggagccataggagttgtctttatttatttatgacctgcgtgtcaacttaaacgtcatgtaattactttacttttattgctaactgttagctgtagtagtagaattaatagatgacgtgacaacttcatgaagacacgatgatggagatcatggtgtcatgccggtgacgatgatgatcatggagccccgaagatggagatcaaaaggagcactatgctattggccatatcatgtcactatttgattgcatgtgatgtttatcatgtttatacatcttatttgcttagaacgacggtagtaaataagatgatcccttacaacaatttcaagaagtgttctcccctaactgtgcaccgttgcgacagttcgtgtttcgaagcaccacgtgatgatcgggtgttagattcttacgttcacatacaacgggtgtaagccagatttacacacgcgaaacacttagggttaacttgacgagcctagcatgtacagacatggcctcggaacacagaagaccgaaaggtcgagcatgagtcgtatagaagatacgatcaacatgaagatgttcaccgacgttggctagtccgtctcacgtgatgatcggacacggcctagttgactcggatcatgtaatcacttagatgactagagggatgtctatctgagtgggagttcataagatgaacttaattatcctgaacatagtcaaaaggtttttgcaaattatgtcgtagctcgcgcttcagttctactgtttagatatgttcctagagaaaaaaattagttgaaagttgatagtagcaattatgcggactaggtccgtaaaccgaGGATTGTCCTCGTTGCTTcgtagaaggcttatgtccttaatgcaccgctcagtgtgctgaacctcgaacgtcgtctgtggatgttgcgaacatctgacatacacattttgataactacgtgatagttcggttaaacggtttagagttgaggcaccgaagacgtttttgaaacgtcgcaaaacatatgagatgttttgagggctgaaattgggatttcaggcttgtgcccacgtcaagaggtataagacctccgacgagtttcttagcctacaaactaaggagaaaagctcaattgttgaacttgtgctcagattgtctgagtacaacaatcgcttgaatcgagtgggagttgatcttccagatgaaatagtgatggttctccgaagtcattaccaccaagctgctagagcttcgtgatgaactatgatatattagggacatatatgatgatccttgagatattcgcgatgtttgacaccgcgaaagtagaaatcaagaaggagcatcaattgttgatggtttgtgaaaccactagtttcaaggagGGCAAGGGCAAAAGGGACACTTCATGAAAcagcaattcagctgctgctctagtgaagaaacccaaggttgaacccaaacccgagactaagtgcttctgtaataaggggaacaaccactggagcagaattaccctagatacttggtagatgagaaggctggcaaagtcgatagtagtatattggatatacattgtgttgatgtgtactttactagtactcctagtagcaccagggtattagatactggttcggttgctaagtgctagtaactcgaaataaaagctacggaataaacggagactagctaaaggcgagctgacgatatgtgttggaagtgtttccagggttgatatgatcaagcatcgcacgctccctctaccatcgagattggtattaaaacctaaataattgttatttggtgtttgcgttgagcatagacatgattggattatgtctatcgcaatacggttattcatttaaagagaataatggttactctgtttatttgaataataccttcaatggtcttacacctaaaatgagtggtttattgaatctcgatcgtagtgatacacatgttcatgccaaaagatagtaatgatagtaccacctacttgtggcacagccacgtaagtcatatcggtataaaacgcatgaagaaggtccatgttgatggatctttggactcactcatttttaaaaagtttgagacatgcgaaccatgtttgttggtagatatgcatgaagaaactctatacagatggatcgtttggactcacttgattttgaatcacttgagacatgcaaatcataccacatgggcaagatgactgaaagccttggtttcagtaaaatggaactagaaagcaacttgttggaagtaatacattttgatgtgtgcaatccaatgagtgctgaggcatgtagtggatatcgttatattcttacttcacagatgatttgagtagatgctaagtatatttacttgatgaatcacgagtctgaattattgaaaggttcaagtaatttcagggtgaagttgaagatcgtcgtgacaagaggataaaatatctatgatatgatcatagagatgaatatctgaattacgagtttggcacagaattaagacattgtggaaattgtttcacaactaatacagcctggaacaccataatgtgatggtgtgtccgaacatcataactgcaccctattggatatgatgcataccatgatgtctcttatcgaattaccacgatagtttatgggttaggcattagagacaaccacattcactttaaatagggcaccacgtaattccgatgagatgacaccgtatgaactatggtttagagaaacctaagctatcatttcttaaaagtttggggctgcgacgcttatgtgaaaaagtttcaggctgataagctcgaacccaaagtggataaatgcatcttcataggacacccaaaacagttgggtatacctcctatctcagatccgaaagcaataagggattgtttctagaatcgggtcctttctcgaggaaaagtttctctcgaaagaattgagtgagaggatggtggagacttgatgaggttattgaaccgtctcttcaactagtgtgtggcagggcacaggaagttgttcttgtggcacctacaccaattgaagtggaagcttatgatagtgatcatgaaacttcagatcaagtcactaccaaacctcgtgggatgacaaggatgcgtactacttcagagtggtacgtaatcctgtcttggaagtcatgttgctagacaacaatgaacctacgagctatggagaagcgatgctgggcccagattccgataaatggcttgaggccataaaatccgagagaggatccatgtatggaaacaaagtctagactttgacagaacagctcgatggtcgtgaggctattgagtacagatggattttaaaagaaagacggacaatgatggtaaatgtcaccattaagaaagctcgacttgtcgttaagatgttttctgacaagttcaaggagttgactacggtgagattttctcactcgtagcgatgctaagagtctgttggaattatattagcagtcactgcattgtttatgaaatcttgcatataggatgtcaaaacattgtttcctcgacgattttcttaaggaaaggttgtatatgatacaaccggaaggtttttgtcaatcctgaaagatgctaataagtatgcaaagctccagcaatccttctaaggactggagtaggcatctcggagttggaatgtatgctttgatgagatgatcaaagattttggtgtatacaaagtttatgagaaacttgtatttccaaagaagtgagtgggagcactatagaatttctgataagtatatgttgttgacatattgttgatcagaagtgacgtagaatttctggaaagcatatagggttatttggaaagtgttttcaatggaaaacctggattaagctacttgagcattgagcatcaagatctataaggatagatcaaaacgcttaatggtactttcaaatgagcacataccttgacatgatcttgaagttgttcaagatggatcagtcaaagaaggagttcttgcctgagttgtaaggtatgaagttaagacttaaagctcgaccacggtagaatagagagaaaggacgaaggtcgtcccctatgcttaagacataggctctacagtatgctatgctgtgtaccgcacctgaagtgtgccttgccatgagtcagtcaaggggtacaagagtgatccaagaatggatcacaggacagcggtcaaagttatccttagtaactagtggactaaggaattttctcgattatggaggtggtaaaagagttcgtcgtaaagggttacgtcaatgcaagcttaacacctatccggatagctctgagtagagataccggatacgtataatggagcaacaatttagaatagctccaagtagaacagttatttggaatagctccaaatagaacgtggtagctacatctaggagatgacatagagatttgtaaagcacacacggatctgaaaggttcagacccgttgactataacctctctcacaagaataacatgatcaaacccagaactcatcgagtgttaatcacatggtaaatgtgaactagattattgactctagtaaactctttgggtgttagtcacatggggatgtgaccttgagtgttaatcacatatcgatgtgaactagattattgactctagtgcaagtgggagactgttggaaatatgccctagaggcaataataaattgattattatatttccttgttcatgataatcgtttattatccatgctataattgtattgataggaaactcatatacatgtgtggatacatagacaacaccatgtccctagtaagcctctagttgactagctcgttgatcaatagatggttacggttttctgaccatggacattggatgtcgttgataacgggatcacatcattaggagaatgatgtgatggacaagacccaatcctaagcctagcacaaagatcgtgtagttcgtatgctaaagcttttctaatgtcaagtatcatttccttagaccatgagattgtgcaactcccggataccgtaggaatgctttgggtgtaccaaacgtcacaacgtaactgggtgactataaaggtgcactacaggtatctccgaaagtgtctgttgggttggcacgaatcgagactgggatttgtcactccgtgtaaacggagaggtatctctgggcccactcggtaggacatcatcataatgtgcacaatgtgatcaaggagttgatcacgggatgatgtgttacggaacgagtaaaagagacttgccggtaacgagattgaacaaggtatcgggataccgacgatcgaatctcgggcaagtatcgtaccgatagacaaagggaattgtatacgggattgattaagtccttgacatcgtggttcatccgatgagatcatcgtggaacatgtgggagccaacatgggtatccagatcccgctgttggttattgaccggagagtcatctcggtcatgtctgcatgtctctcgaacccgtagggtctacacacttaaggttcggtgacgctagggttatagagatattagtatgcggtaacccgaaagttgttcggagtcccggatgagatcccggacgtcacgaggagttccggaatggtccggaggtaaagaattatatataggaagtgctatttcggccatcgggacaagtttcggggtcaccggtattgtaccgggaccaccggaagggtcccgagggtccaccgggtggggccacctgccccgggggggcacatgggctgtagggggtgcgccttggcctacatgggccaagggcaccagccccaagaggcccatgcgccaagagaagagaaaaaggggagagtcctaaaaggggaaggcacctccgaggtgccttggggaggatggactcctcccccccttggccgcacccttccttggaggaaggggcaagggctgcgcctcccccctctcccttggccctatatatagtggggaaaaggaggagcaaccatacctaaggcctagcgcctccctctccctcccgtgacacatctccctcctcccgcagcgcttggcgaagccctgttggaatcccgctacttccaccaccatgccgtcgtgctgctggatctccatcaacctctcctccccccttgctggaccaagaaggaggagacgtcgctgctccgtacgtgtgttgaacacggaggtgccgtccgttcggcgctaggatcagcggtgatttgaatcacgacgagtacgactccatcaaccccgttctcttgaacgcttccgcttagcgatctacaagggtatgtagatgcactctccttcccctcgttgctagtctctccatagattgatcttggtgacacgtagaaaaattttgaatttctgctacgttacccaacagagCACTGGCGCAAGATCAGGGTGGCCCAGGAGCGCTGCGACGGCGAGTACCTCGAGATGCTCGAGAGCGACCTCGAGGATGAGTAGCGCGAGGCCGAGGAGGAGGGGCGCCAGGCCGCGGCTACACaggcggccgcacccccccccccccgggcgccGGCACAGCCCGACATGACGGCGCTCTGGAACACGGCGTTCGCCTGGGCCGAGCCGGCGCCGACGCTCATCGACCTCACGGAccccgaggacgacgacgacgcctAGGGCAGCGCGACGCCTCGTAGTTTAGGCtgttttttaatttttttaaatgcAAATGTGGACGCGTGGACTCTCGCCGGCTTTCGTAGCCGGCTTTAATGTTTAATtaatgtttttttttcttttttaataTGCATACGTTCATTTTTTTGCACCGTCAAAATGGGTTCAGACCAGCGTTGGGCGCACACACCGATCCAAATGCAAAAGCGGACATCGGTGTCCGTctggccgacccaaacggacaaaaggCGAACGAAAtcgccgtccgtttgggtcggcccgttggagttgctctaagtGGCCTAAGATGCCTCCACTCAAATCTGTACCCTCCATATCCAATCCTATAGCCCAGGTTTCATTTTCTATTCTTCTATTGTAAGCCCAGATTCTATGCCAGTCTGCCCTCACCCAGAGTGGTGTCAATGCATGCAAGGCATAGATGGAGAAGGGGAGGACTGCATGAGTTg containing:
- the LOC125513099 gene encoding defensin J1-2-like, with translation MASYMKKVAEGPLGTGKAFICLSLLMLLVLSSGKMGSHGCEKRKSGRWTNDTCIIAGTCNGPCRDEGFDNGHCHNTWECICYKNCGLSLQPPHA